Proteins from a single region of Bdellovibrio bacteriovorus HD100:
- a CDS encoding AmpG family muropeptide MFS transporter — MTTEKKSRRLSWMDTIKSLARPKVSIMLALGFSSGLPFMLVGNTLGYWLRESGIALATIGFLSWVGLAYSLKFVWAPLIDKMNAPIFGAWLGRRRGWMIISQILVGICLFAMAYIKPEGGLALFTLLAAIAAFASATQDIVVDAWRIEVSDASEDMALLSSSYQLGYRASLLVTDALILILAGAIGWSVSYSAMGALMAVGVIATLFAAEPKHGPANVPGAVPLWSARGLFDAVAGPFISFFKQHGQRALLILAAVCLYRLSDFVMGPMANPFYADLGLTKETVGAVRGSVGLIASVVGVAAAGLTAVRFGFISTLLIGAVIGPASNLGFSVLAMMGPSTEVFTGAMIVDNFATGFAGTALVGYMSSLTTLGYTATQYALLSSFYALLGKVLKGFSGLVVQKLNETHALMESYALFFLGTAMIGIPALLLCILLVRSNTKMKMPAST, encoded by the coding sequence ATGACAACTGAAAAAAAATCTCGCCGCCTGAGCTGGATGGACACTATCAAGTCCCTGGCTCGTCCCAAAGTTTCAATTATGCTGGCCCTGGGCTTTTCCTCAGGCCTGCCGTTCATGTTGGTCGGAAACACCCTGGGGTACTGGCTGCGTGAAAGCGGTATCGCGCTGGCGACCATCGGCTTTCTTTCCTGGGTGGGGCTTGCCTACTCGCTGAAGTTTGTCTGGGCTCCATTGATTGATAAAATGAATGCCCCGATTTTCGGAGCCTGGCTGGGACGCCGTCGCGGCTGGATGATCATTTCCCAAATTCTGGTGGGGATCTGTCTGTTTGCAATGGCTTACATCAAACCTGAAGGCGGCTTGGCGCTGTTCACTTTGCTGGCGGCGATTGCGGCCTTTGCTTCCGCCACCCAGGACATCGTGGTCGATGCGTGGAGGATTGAGGTATCTGATGCCAGCGAAGACATGGCCTTGCTGTCGTCTTCATATCAGCTGGGTTACCGCGCCTCTTTGCTGGTGACAGATGCATTGATTCTGATCCTGGCTGGCGCGATTGGCTGGTCGGTTTCTTATTCTGCCATGGGCGCTTTGATGGCCGTGGGTGTGATTGCGACACTATTTGCTGCTGAACCCAAGCACGGACCAGCGAATGTTCCGGGGGCCGTGCCTTTGTGGTCCGCACGCGGTCTGTTTGATGCCGTCGCGGGTCCGTTTATCTCTTTCTTCAAACAACACGGTCAGCGCGCTTTATTGATTCTGGCGGCAGTGTGCTTGTACCGCCTTTCTGACTTTGTCATGGGTCCGATGGCCAATCCTTTCTATGCGGATCTTGGCCTGACCAAAGAAACTGTGGGCGCCGTGCGCGGGTCCGTCGGACTGATTGCTTCGGTCGTGGGTGTTGCGGCGGCCGGCCTGACCGCCGTTCGCTTTGGCTTTATCTCGACGTTGTTGATTGGGGCGGTGATTGGTCCGGCTTCCAACCTTGGCTTTTCTGTTTTGGCGATGATGGGACCCAGCACTGAAGTGTTTACGGGTGCCATGATCGTGGATAACTTTGCCACCGGCTTTGCCGGGACGGCACTGGTTGGATACATGTCGAGCCTCACGACGCTCGGATACACGGCCACCCAGTACGCCTTGCTTAGCTCGTTCTATGCTTTGTTAGGAAAAGTTCTGAAAGGCTTCTCGGGGCTGGTGGTGCAAAAACTGAACGAAACCCACGCTCTGATGGAATCCTATGCGCTGTTCTTCCTGGGAACGGCGATGATCGGAATCCCGGCGCTGCTTTTATGCATCCTGCTTGTTCGGAG
- a CDS encoding amidohydrolase family protein, with the protein MNKDVHNQLTSALTTIISETNGISLSDTIDLLLSSKMKTENLDAYGLVVEFRDLLNRFQINQVTISSLLKHPMSAALFEFFKNFPLKYNEEHIHLTGAITAEFIFPRLKKLLEGPDKDIYEQKIKEVYGDKALPIRSVEDVDRLIRLQENEGFSRYLKILYLPKLIFINREVHKEAAYSMAEELYYKFNVGRVRLKFSLSRSTASSSEQIPGIDNVTSEDVVLGLYDGFRAFQEKHPNFDFILSPSFRKEANHFDSEKFKTRQEHFMEQINELVDMIDKYPFLERHLRDVDTVGDERELYRKEHFNEMQAGFRKLQYRGFKIRSHHGETWHTLKKGIQAVDNAMNIWHIDTLEHGISLGINPNKYFHRIYQDILAKNQQGQPISEKDPLYRELTELDWGFNRHVLEKILKGTKITAEEDILFVKAKFHTAREVEHYQHDVLNRMIQKGVTLVSLPSSNNKLTGKFEDYKDHPFSWWEKKGVQLGVGTDNHVTLNTNFIYEMLILLYTDAVNLKITKLLMVTTGEIRRPYISHLLWKMRKQLGKTAHR; encoded by the coding sequence GTGAATAAGGATGTTCACAATCAGCTGACCTCAGCACTGACCACCATCATCAGCGAAACCAACGGGATTTCGCTTTCTGACACCATTGATCTGCTTTTGTCTTCGAAAATGAAAACAGAGAATCTGGATGCCTACGGCCTTGTGGTCGAGTTCCGCGATCTGCTGAATCGTTTTCAGATCAATCAGGTGACGATCTCGTCCCTGCTGAAGCACCCCATGTCTGCGGCGCTGTTTGAGTTTTTCAAAAATTTTCCATTGAAATACAACGAAGAGCACATTCACCTGACCGGCGCCATCACCGCCGAGTTCATTTTTCCACGCCTGAAAAAACTATTGGAAGGCCCGGACAAAGACATCTATGAACAAAAAATCAAAGAGGTCTATGGCGACAAAGCCCTGCCCATTCGTTCGGTTGAAGACGTCGACCGTCTGATCCGCCTGCAGGAAAATGAAGGCTTCTCGCGCTATCTGAAAATTCTTTATCTTCCAAAATTGATCTTCATCAATCGCGAAGTTCACAAGGAAGCGGCCTATTCCATGGCTGAAGAATTGTATTACAAATTCAACGTCGGCCGTGTGCGTTTGAAGTTCTCGCTGTCCCGTTCCACCGCCAGCTCGTCAGAGCAAATTCCGGGTATCGACAATGTGACATCCGAAGACGTGGTGCTGGGCCTGTATGACGGTTTCCGTGCCTTCCAGGAAAAACACCCGAACTTTGACTTCATCCTGTCGCCGTCTTTCAGAAAAGAAGCCAACCACTTTGATTCTGAAAAGTTCAAAACCCGCCAGGAACACTTCATGGAACAAATCAACGAGCTGGTCGACATGATCGACAAGTATCCGTTCCTGGAGCGCCACCTGCGCGATGTCGATACTGTCGGCGATGAACGCGAACTTTACCGTAAAGAACATTTCAACGAAATGCAGGCGGGCTTCCGCAAGCTGCAGTACCGTGGCTTCAAAATCCGTTCGCATCACGGCGAAACCTGGCACACTCTGAAAAAGGGCATCCAGGCCGTCGACAATGCCATGAACATCTGGCACATCGACACTCTGGAACACGGAATCAGTCTGGGCATCAATCCGAACAAATACTTCCACCGGATTTATCAGGACATTCTGGCCAAGAACCAACAGGGTCAGCCGATTTCTGAGAAAGATCCGTTGTACCGCGAGCTGACCGAACTGGACTGGGGTTTCAACCGCCACGTTCTGGAAAAAATCCTGAAAGGGACCAAGATCACTGCGGAAGAAGACATTCTGTTCGTCAAAGCCAAGTTCCACACCGCCCGCGAAGTCGAACACTATCAGCACGATGTTCTGAATCGTATGATTCAAAAAGGTGTGACCCTGGTGTCCCTGCCATCCTCAAACAACAAGCTGACTGGCAAGTTTGAAGACTACAAGGACCATCCGTTTTCGTGGTGGGAGAAAAAAGGCGTGCAACTGGGCGTTGGCACCGACAACCACGTGACATTGAACACGAACTTCATTTATGAAATGCTGATCCTTCTGTACACCGATGCGGTGAATTTGAAGATCACAAAACTCTTGATGGTAACCACTGGCGAAATACGCCGACCGTACATCAGCCATCTTCTGTGGAAGATGCGAAAGCAACTTGGAAAGACCGCGCACCGATGA
- a CDS encoding GNAT family N-acetyltransferase, with translation MTTEYEFKTITTTDTLPIRQRVLKPHLRAEECVNPGDDLPTTFHFGLFISGNLVSVATFIQESHPAFSAGYPYRLRGMATDDSYRGQGLGQKLVRFGVEELKSRRCDLVWFNARIKAFPFYERLGFSFYGPLFDIKDIGPHKTMYKHLIPR, from the coding sequence ATGACGACAGAGTACGAATTTAAAACCATCACCACCACCGACACTCTGCCGATCCGCCAAAGAGTTCTTAAGCCTCACCTGCGCGCCGAAGAATGCGTGAATCCGGGAGACGATCTTCCGACCACGTTCCACTTCGGCCTTTTTATTTCCGGAAATCTTGTTTCGGTCGCGACCTTCATCCAGGAATCACATCCCGCTTTTTCAGCCGGCTATCCTTATCGCCTGCGTGGCATGGCCACGGATGACAGCTATCGCGGTCAGGGCCTGGGACAAAAACTGGTGCGCTTTGGTGTGGAAGAATTAAAAAGCCGTCGCTGTGACCTGGTGTGGTTCAATGCGCGCATCAAAGCTTTTCCGTTCTATGAAAGACTTGGATTTTCATTCTATGGACCGCTGTTTGATATCAAGGATATCGGTCCCCATAAAACCATGTACAAGCATCTTATTCCCCGTTAA
- a CDS encoding HNH endonuclease, producing the protein MMHMSSLRSLLLNSSYEPMQIVGWQKALVLWFQGKVEILEYHSAFARSVQRRFQLPSVLRLKTYVRPRTAGAVRFCRENVYIRDNYTCQYCGTKLAAKLLTLDHVVPASHNGPKNWTNVVSACRDCNQRKANRTPRTANMPLLSEPRAPSWLPTLQLEIGEDHVPPDWTPYLRLNTG; encoded by the coding sequence ATGATGCACATGTCCTCGCTGAGGTCTTTGTTGCTCAACTCTAGCTACGAGCCGATGCAGATCGTAGGTTGGCAAAAGGCCTTGGTATTGTGGTTTCAGGGAAAAGTAGAGATATTGGAATATCACTCTGCGTTTGCCCGGTCGGTACAACGAAGGTTTCAGCTGCCCAGTGTCTTGCGGCTGAAGACGTATGTACGACCCCGGACCGCCGGAGCCGTCCGATTCTGCCGGGAAAACGTTTATATCCGCGATAATTACACCTGCCAGTACTGTGGCACCAAACTCGCCGCCAAGCTCCTCACTCTTGATCACGTCGTCCCCGCCTCTCATAACGGCCCTAAAAACTGGACCAACGTTGTTTCCGCCTGTCGGGACTGCAATCAAAGAAAAGCAAACCGAACACCCCGCACCGCCAATATGCCTTTACTGAGTGAGCCCCGTGCTCCATCATGGTTGCCAACACTGCAACTGGAAATCGGCGAGGATCACGTGCCTCCCGACTGGACGCCCTATTTAAGACTGAATACCGGATGA
- a CDS encoding FKBP-type peptidyl-prolyl cis-trans isomerase: protein MKRVLAFNYVLKGPDGNVLDASERNQPLPFLEGAGQIIPKLEEEIKDLQEGDKKTVKLAAKDAYGEVKDNMFMDVPKAELAHLPQLEVGAHLRLELGQGAHIVRVTKITDEAVTLDGNHPLAGQDLEFAIEMVLIREATAEEVLHGHPHGLHGNSGH, encoded by the coding sequence ATGAAAAGAGTCTTGGCATTTAACTACGTTTTAAAAGGACCTGACGGCAACGTATTGGACGCTTCTGAGCGCAACCAGCCGCTTCCATTCCTGGAAGGTGCGGGCCAGATCATTCCTAAACTTGAAGAAGAAATCAAAGACCTGCAAGAGGGCGATAAAAAAACTGTGAAGCTGGCAGCGAAAGACGCTTACGGCGAAGTGAAAGACAATATGTTCATGGACGTTCCTAAAGCGGAGCTTGCGCACCTTCCACAATTGGAAGTCGGTGCTCACCTGCGTTTGGAATTGGGTCAGGGTGCACACATCGTGCGCGTGACTAAAATCACTGACGAAGCAGTTACTTTGGATGGCAACCACCCATTGGCAGGTCAGGATCTTGAATTTGCAATTGAGATGGTTTTGATTCGTGAGGCGACGGCGGAAGAAGTTCTGCATGGACACCCGCACGGCCTCCACGGCAACAGTGGCCACTAG
- a CDS encoding YajQ family cyclic di-GMP-binding protein, which translates to MPSFDIVSEIDVQEVDNAVNQARKEIEARYDFKGSKAELQWDKKEMVLLAEDDYKIGAMAGILQTKLHRRGIDIKAIKFEKIEEAGGRMLRQKVTLVQGIDREIAKDIIKLIKDSKLKVQPQVADDKLKVTSKSIDELQECISLVRGGNFPLPLQFNNMRA; encoded by the coding sequence ATGCCTTCGTTTGATATTGTTTCTGAGATTGATGTTCAGGAAGTGGACAACGCCGTAAATCAGGCGCGTAAAGAGATTGAAGCTCGTTACGATTTCAAAGGCAGTAAGGCTGAGCTTCAATGGGATAAGAAAGAAATGGTCCTTCTGGCGGAGGATGATTACAAAATTGGGGCGATGGCCGGGATTCTGCAAACCAAATTGCATCGTCGTGGGATTGATATCAAAGCGATTAAATTCGAAAAAATTGAAGAAGCTGGTGGCAGAATGCTTCGCCAGAAGGTCACTTTGGTACAGGGAATTGACCGCGAGATCGCCAAGGATATCATTAAATTGATTAAGGATTCCAAGCTGAAGGTGCAGCCGCAGGTTGCGGATGACAAACTGAAAGTGACGTCAAAAAGTATTGATGAGCTTCAGGAATGCATCAGTCTGGTGCGTGGTGGGAACTTCCCTCTTCCCTTACAATTTAATAATATGCGCGCTTAA
- a CDS encoding RNA recognition motif domain-containing protein, with protein sequence MAKKLYVGNLPYSVDDEALHQHFAQFGAVDSAKVIMDRETGRSKGFGFVEMSDDSAADQAIERGNGIELGGRPINISEARPQAPREGGPRRGGGGFGGGRGGGGGERRGGFGGGGRGGPR encoded by the coding sequence GTGGCTAAGAAACTTTACGTAGGCAACTTGCCTTACTCTGTAGACGATGAGGCACTTCATCAACACTTCGCACAGTTCGGTGCGGTAGATTCAGCAAAAGTGATCATGGATAGAGAAACCGGTCGCTCTAAAGGCTTCGGCTTTGTAGAGATGTCCGATGACTCTGCTGCTGATCAAGCTATCGAAAGAGGCAACGGTATTGAGTTGGGCGGTCGTCCTATCAATATCTCTGAGGCTCGTCCTCAGGCTCCTCGTGAAGGCGGCCCACGTCGTGGTGGTGGCGGCTTCGGTGGTGGTCGCGGCGGTGGCGGCGGCGAAAGACGTGGTGGCTTCGGCGGCGGTGGTCGCGGTGGTCCTCGCTAA
- a CDS encoding arylesterase: protein MRPFLFSLILLFSSFSFAQKKLIVLGDSLTEGYGVAKEAAFPAVLEKKLHEAGKKEWTIINAGVSGSTTASGLSRMKWVFKSKPDVVLLALGANDGLRGLKVEDSEKHLAQSIEYAQSQKVKVILGGLYMPPNYGKDYTDKFKKMYESLAKKYKLTFIPFILDKVAGNPKYNLADGIHPNEEGHKIIADNVFSVLKGAL, encoded by the coding sequence ATGAGACCTTTTTTATTTTCACTCATTCTTCTTTTTAGTTCTTTTTCGTTTGCCCAAAAAAAACTGATCGTTCTGGGTGATTCGCTCACCGAAGGATATGGCGTTGCCAAAGAGGCCGCGTTCCCCGCGGTCCTGGAAAAGAAACTTCACGAGGCCGGCAAGAAGGAATGGACCATCATCAATGCCGGGGTCAGTGGTTCCACCACAGCGTCGGGGCTTAGCCGCATGAAGTGGGTGTTTAAATCAAAGCCTGATGTTGTGCTTTTGGCCTTGGGGGCCAACGATGGTTTGCGCGGTTTGAAAGTCGAAGACAGCGAAAAACATCTGGCTCAGTCCATCGAATACGCACAATCCCAAAAAGTAAAAGTCATTCTGGGTGGTTTGTACATGCCACCGAACTACGGCAAGGACTACACCGACAAATTCAAAAAAATGTACGAGTCGCTGGCCAAGAAATACAAGCTGACCTTCATTCCATTCATCCTGGACAAGGTGGCGGGAAATCCAAAATACAATCTGGCCGACGGGATTCATCCCAACGAAGAAGGTCATAAAATTATCGCAGACAATGTGTTTTCAGTTCTAAAGGGGGCGTTGTGA
- a CDS encoding ABC transporter ATP-binding protein — protein sequence MSLILKDVKKGFLQGESEIQVLKGLNVTIQPGQVVSVVGQSGSGKSTLLSILAGLERADSGEILVDNINLTPMSEQQMTLFRAQNIAVVFQQYHLIAHLTAVENVMLALEILKMENPKARAEEALTELGLGHRLNHFPSQLSGGECQRVAIARALVVKPKILLADEPSGNLDIHTGDKVMDVFFDVVRKHKITTLLVTHSEALAKKCERTLRLDEGQLKEA from the coding sequence GTGAGTTTGATCCTGAAAGATGTCAAAAAAGGTTTCCTGCAAGGGGAGTCCGAGATTCAGGTGCTGAAAGGCCTTAACGTCACCATCCAGCCAGGACAGGTCGTTTCTGTCGTGGGCCAGTCCGGCAGTGGCAAGTCCACGTTGCTTTCAATTCTGGCCGGCCTTGAGCGCGCGGACAGCGGCGAGATTCTGGTTGATAACATCAACCTGACCCCGATGAGCGAACAGCAAATGACTTTGTTCCGCGCCCAGAACATTGCGGTCGTCTTTCAGCAGTATCATCTGATCGCGCATCTGACGGCGGTGGAAAACGTGATGCTGGCGCTGGAGATTCTGAAAATGGAAAATCCCAAAGCCCGCGCTGAAGAAGCCCTGACCGAGCTGGGGCTGGGGCATCGCCTGAATCACTTCCCCAGTCAGCTGAGCGGTGGGGAATGTCAGCGTGTCGCGATTGCACGTGCGCTGGTGGTAAAACCTAAAATTCTGCTGGCCGATGAACCAAGCGGGAACCTGGACATCCACACGGGCGACAAGGTCATGGATGTGTTCTTTGATGTGGTTCGCAAACACAAGATCACCACGTTGCTGGTGACTCACAGTGAAGCTCTGGCGAAAAAATGTGAACGTACTTTGCGCCTTGATGAAGGCCAGTTGAAGGAAGCGTAA
- a CDS encoding ABC transporter permease, whose product MIFRLACRELLRSWRFGLFFIFNLSLGLTGFVSLQAFNVALETEIKANAKSILSADLAVAARRELTDDEAKKMREVVPAAATEGKIYEFFAMLSSSKGSRLVLVKAVDQAYPFYGELDLESGRQITAGSDNKDILSAPKAWIYPELKSQLGLDVGDEIQLGQLNLQISDVVKKDATQTFRMASLAPRIFVNRELLPQSGLLQYGSTFSLAHLFKLPETTDHKLVRDQLYNVLTDPQINVETPETAGEDSGRQLGYLSDYLGLVAIVALFMSALGAAYIYRLFLSTRMKEIAILRTLGLQSGEAVSVYILQASMLGLLATIPTMLFSLLVLPLLSKLLANFTPFDLSPTVTPEAFLICLLMAVFGSFVVSIPFLMKIFDLRAAKLFSEEKFAVGEGQRRYWTFLPCVALFYFLSVYQAHSWKIGSLFVGSMVAVVLALLLIGYGTVKMAGWIRGLNRWFLKFSFLSLSRRAGASLAIFVALGLGALLINILPQLKNSLQAEFQLDANSKIPSLFMFDIQDEQWTGLEKILADREVKPLGRSPLVRARILKVNDQDYERKLDTQGFKTREEEREARFRNRGMNLSFREGLSDSEIMIDGRPFSGPFDPEKQKRAELSVETRFADRMGFKIGDVLVFDVQGVEVEGEIINLRKVKWTSFQPNFFIMVQNGVLNEAPKSWIAAIPFLPEQQRSELQNAIAKEFSNVSVIDVVRTVDDVLKTAEKMSWSLELMAGLALLTGYIVLFSIVRSQIKLRRWELNMLKILGASWGEVASFILTEFAFLAFIASFFGAALSVVVSFALNTFIFESDFKLSLIQPLLSVVIITTLSLVISFLASLDIVRESALSILREEK is encoded by the coding sequence ATGATTTTCCGACTTGCCTGCCGGGAGCTTCTGCGCAGCTGGCGCTTTGGGCTCTTTTTCATATTCAATTTAAGTCTTGGTCTGACGGGCTTTGTCTCGCTTCAGGCCTTCAATGTGGCCCTGGAAACAGAAATCAAAGCCAACGCCAAATCCATTCTTTCTGCGGATCTGGCCGTGGCTGCACGCCGCGAACTGACTGACGATGAAGCCAAGAAAATGCGGGAAGTGGTGCCGGCAGCTGCCACTGAAGGCAAGATCTATGAATTCTTTGCGATGTTAAGTTCGTCCAAGGGTTCAAGACTGGTTTTGGTCAAAGCCGTGGATCAGGCCTATCCGTTTTATGGGGAGCTGGATCTTGAATCCGGCCGCCAGATCACCGCGGGCAGTGATAATAAAGATATTCTCTCCGCACCCAAGGCGTGGATCTATCCTGAGCTGAAATCCCAGCTGGGACTTGATGTCGGCGATGAGATTCAGCTGGGCCAGTTGAATTTGCAAATTTCGGATGTGGTGAAAAAAGACGCCACTCAGACCTTCCGCATGGCAAGCCTGGCGCCGAGAATCTTTGTGAACCGCGAGCTTTTGCCGCAGTCGGGTCTTTTGCAGTACGGAAGCACGTTCTCGCTGGCGCACTTGTTTAAGCTGCCAGAAACCACGGATCACAAGCTGGTGCGCGATCAGCTTTATAATGTTTTGACCGATCCACAGATCAATGTCGAAACCCCTGAAACGGCGGGTGAAGATTCCGGGCGTCAGCTGGGTTATTTGTCAGACTATCTGGGCCTGGTTGCGATCGTGGCCCTGTTTATGTCAGCGCTGGGGGCGGCCTACATTTACCGTCTGTTCCTCTCCACGCGGATGAAAGAAATCGCTATCTTGCGCACCCTGGGTCTGCAAAGTGGCGAGGCGGTCAGCGTTTACATCCTGCAAGCCTCCATGCTGGGATTGCTAGCCACCATTCCGACCATGCTGTTTAGTTTGTTGGTGTTGCCTTTGCTCAGCAAACTGCTTGCGAACTTCACTCCGTTTGATTTAAGTCCGACGGTGACGCCGGAAGCGTTCCTGATTTGTCTGTTGATGGCGGTGTTTGGCAGCTTTGTGGTCAGCATCCCGTTCCTGATGAAGATCTTTGATCTGCGTGCGGCGAAGCTGTTCAGTGAAGAAAAGTTTGCGGTGGGTGAAGGGCAGCGTCGTTATTGGACGTTCCTGCCTTGTGTGGCTTTGTTCTATTTCCTTTCGGTGTATCAGGCACATTCCTGGAAGATCGGCAGTTTGTTTGTCGGTTCGATGGTGGCTGTGGTGCTGGCGCTGCTTTTGATCGGCTATGGCACTGTCAAAATGGCCGGCTGGATTCGGGGCTTGAACCGCTGGTTCCTGAAGTTCAGCTTCTTAAGCCTTTCCCGCCGGGCGGGGGCGAGTCTTGCGATCTTTGTGGCATTGGGCTTGGGGGCTTTGCTGATCAATATCCTGCCACAGCTGAAGAACTCGCTGCAGGCGGAATTCCAGCTGGATGCCAACAGCAAGATCCCGTCACTGTTTATGTTCGATATTCAGGATGAACAATGGACGGGTCTTGAAAAGATTCTGGCGGATCGTGAAGTGAAACCATTGGGCAGATCTCCGCTGGTGCGCGCGCGTATCCTGAAAGTGAACGATCAGGATTATGAAAGAAAGCTCGACACCCAGGGATTTAAAACCCGTGAAGAAGAACGTGAAGCCCGCTTCCGCAACCGCGGGATGAATCTGTCCTTCCGTGAAGGTCTTTCTGATTCCGAAATCATGATTGATGGCCGGCCGTTCTCAGGTCCTTTTGATCCGGAAAAACAAAAGCGAGCCGAGCTGTCGGTGGAAACCCGCTTTGCCGACCGCATGGGCTTTAAGATCGGTGATGTGCTGGTCTTTGACGTTCAGGGTGTGGAAGTGGAAGGCGAAATCATCAACCTGCGCAAGGTGAAGTGGACAAGCTTCCAGCCGAATTTCTTTATTATGGTGCAAAACGGTGTTTTGAACGAAGCCCCGAAAAGCTGGATCGCGGCGATTCCGTTCCTGCCAGAACAGCAAAGATCTGAACTGCAAAATGCCATCGCCAAAGAATTTTCCAACGTGTCCGTTATTGATGTTGTGCGCACGGTGGATGATGTCCTGAAGACCGCCGAAAAAATGAGCTGGTCCCTGGAACTCATGGCGGGTCTGGCGCTATTGACCGGATACATCGTATTGTTCTCGATTGTGCGCAGTCAGATCAAGCTGCGCCGTTGGGAGCTGAACATGCTAAAAATCCTCGGCGCCAGCTGGGGAGAGGTCGCAAGCTTCATTCTGACCGAATTTGCATTTCTTGCATTTATTGCCTCGTTCTTTGGGGCGGCTTTGAGTGTGGTGGTGAGTTTTGCTCTGAATACATTCATCTTTGAAAGCGACTTTAAGTTGTCATTGATTCAGCCGCTTTTGTCGGTGGTGATTATCACGACTTTAAGTCTGGTGATTTCATTCCTGGCCAGTCTGGATATCGTGCGTGAAAGCGCCCTGAGCATCCTGCGGGAAGAAAAATAG
- a CDS encoding L-threonylcarbamoyladenylate synthase: MMSPNEALAKAKIILEEGGVIGFPTETVYGLAARIDIPSAIEKIFTTKERPFFDPLIVHVASIEQAKKVTAFWGPASQALAEAFWPGPLTMVLPRDPSVNAMITSGLESVGIRMPNHPLALELLQQVGVPLAAPSANKFGRTSPTSASHVRVEFKNENVFVVDGGDCEIGIESTVLLVRHRPEGVMLSILRRGHILKSDLARVLEEKGLAYEFIEQVDKRESPGHMKHHYMPPVPLVVCLDPSRSPESVLKEVNEKIGELPDEIESIKIIKPKAGIHSYEVLKLSEDPLLATREFYGHLRDVAARGKDCILFYREAHQTGERWESLFDRLNKAASLIV, translated from the coding sequence ATGATGTCGCCAAACGAGGCCTTGGCCAAAGCCAAAATCATACTTGAAGAAGGGGGAGTCATCGGCTTCCCCACCGAGACCGTTTACGGTCTGGCGGCCCGTATTGATATCCCTTCGGCCATCGAAAAGATTTTTACCACCAAAGAGCGTCCGTTCTTTGATCCCTTGATTGTGCATGTGGCGTCCATTGAACAGGCCAAGAAGGTCACGGCCTTCTGGGGACCGGCTTCTCAGGCGCTGGCGGAAGCTTTCTGGCCGGGTCCGCTGACCATGGTGCTGCCACGGGATCCTTCCGTAAATGCGATGATCACGTCGGGTCTTGAATCCGTGGGCATTCGCATGCCAAATCACCCGCTGGCTTTGGAACTGTTGCAGCAGGTGGGTGTGCCTTTGGCGGCGCCAAGTGCCAACAAGTTCGGTCGCACCTCCCCGACGTCCGCGTCCCATGTGCGGGTGGAATTTAAAAATGAAAACGTTTTCGTGGTTGATGGTGGCGATTGTGAAATCGGCATCGAATCCACGGTCTTGCTGGTTCGTCACCGTCCTGAAGGTGTGATGCTGTCGATTCTTCGCCGCGGGCATATTCTGAAATCAGATCTTGCGCGTGTGCTGGAAGAAAAGGGCCTGGCTTATGAATTCATCGAGCAGGTGGATAAGCGCGAATCCCCAGGCCATATGAAACATCACTATATGCCGCCAGTTCCGCTGGTGGTGTGTCTGGATCCGTCCCGCAGCCCGGAAAGTGTGCTGAAAGAAGTGAATGAAAAGATCGGCGAACTGCCGGATGAAATTGAAAGCATCAAGATCATCAAACCTAAAGCGGGCATTCATTCCTACGAGGTTTTAAAACTTTCCGAAGACCCGTTGCTGGCAACACGTGAATTCTATGGTCACTTGCGTGACGTGGCTGCGCGCGGGAAAGATTGCATTCTGTTTTACCGTGAAGCCCACCAAACCGGTGAGCGCTGGGAATCCCTGTTTGACCGCCTGAATAAAGCGGCCTCTCTTATTGTCTGA